The proteins below come from a single Stomoxys calcitrans chromosome 1, idStoCalc2.1, whole genome shotgun sequence genomic window:
- the LOC131998531 gene encoding uncharacterized protein LOC131998531 isoform X2, with product MAKINISPQTIFSSSPELEGNQNSNANSTTSDQELCHSFFYKKGTEIKQDGERVEQVIEVQPHTSVGKKHKRVDPIICSPAKKIKCEIEDELRVVSQNYENVIDFQIPSQLSQDSCFDTNNKQNMTQRTMGSKSNAKSKDNYYFKHNITKRPIVHFGANSVLHLPHGKQMLYQEHRLDDVPFDLSVKKSRELMRETSITNNSTLKNSSNISVENTPKIINVDEVKLQIHSHMMGKTEAAQGGNKQVSLEKVSGKNKFSKNALDGSKESKKTCKLDAEVVADKELVVKAKKDILPKSKPQQQDISTKKKSTKAKRKQSKHSKRKHSRKAPRKTEKLNSEVHINGTHENKSSSSKPGSFCGTNGGRQKVNTPLVWLPHASPIVRAQNIKIKPNVLRKSVRL from the exons ATGGCCAAGATTAACATTTCGCCACAAACGATTTTTTCTTCATCCCCTGAGTTAGAAGGAAAtcaaaattcaaatgcaaactcAACGACGTCAGACCAAGAGCTTTGTCattcttttttctataaaaaaggaaCTGAAATTAAGCAAGATGGTGAACGCGTAGAACAAGTCATAGAAGTGCAACCGCATACAAGTGTTGGTAAGAAACATAAACGTGTTGATCCAATTATATGCAGTccagctaaaaaaatcaaatgtgagATAGAAGATGAATTGCGTGTTGTGtcccaaaattatgaaaatgtcATTGATTTTCAAATTCCAAGTCAATTAAGCCAAGATAGTTGTTTTGATACAAACAACAAACAGAATATGACTCAAAGAACAATGGGGTCCAAGTCCAATGCAAAATCCAAAGACAACTATTATTTCAAG CATAACATAACAAAACGTCCAATTGTGCACTTTGGTGCAAATTCTGTGCTGCATTTGCCCCATGGAAAACAGATGCTTTACCAAGAGCATCGCCTAGATGACGTACCTTTTGATTTATCTGTTAAGAAATCTAGAGAGTTAATGAGAGAAACGTCAATAACTAACAATTCCACCTTGAAAAATAGCAGTAATATATCGGTAGAAAACACGCCAAAGATAATTAATGTTGATGAAGTCAAATTACAAATCCATTCGCACATGATGGGCAAAACGGAAGCAGCACAAGGTG gtaaCAAGCAGGTTTCATTAGAAAAAGTTTCTGGCAAAAACAAGTTTAG CAAGAACGCCTTGGACGGATCTAAGGAATCTAAGAAAACATGCAAGTTGGATGCTGAAGTAGTCGCAGATAAGGAACTCGTGGTTAAAGCTAAAAAAGATATTCTGCCCAAGTCAAA ACCACAGCAGCAGGATATTTCGACAAAAAAGAAGTCTACAAAAGCCAAACGGAAACAATCAAAACATTCTAAGCGTAAACATTCACGAAAGGCTCccagaaaaacagaaaaactgAATTCTGAAGTGCATATCAACGGTACTCACGAAAATAAAAGTTCATCATCGAAACCAGGATCATTTTGTGGTACGAATGGTGGACGACAAAAAGTCAACACACCGCTTGTATGGTTGCCACATGCAAGTCCTATAGTTAGAgcccaaaacataaaaatcaAACCAAATGTGCTTCGAAAATCAGTAAGGCTGTAA
- the LOC131994009 gene encoding uncharacterized protein LOC131994009 isoform X1, producing MAKINISPQTIFSSSPELEGNQNSNANSTTTDQELCHSFFYKKGTEIKQDGERVEQVIEVQPHTSVGKKHKRVDPIICSPAKKIKCEIEDELRVVAQNYENVIDFQIPSQLSQDSCFDTNNKQNMTQRTMGSKSNAKSKDNYYFKHNITKRPIVHFGANSVLHLPHGKQMIFQEHRLDDVPFDLSVKKSRELMRETSITNNSTLKNSSNISVENTPKIINVDEVKLQIHSHMMGKTEAAQGGNKQVSLEKVSGKNQFSKNALDGSKESKKTCKLDAEVVADKELVVKAKKDILSKSKPQQQDISTKKKSTKAKRKQSKHSKRKHSRKAPRKTEF from the exons ATGGCCAAGATTAACATTTCGCCACAAACGATTTTTTCTTCATCCCCTGAGTTAGAAGGAAAtcaaaattcaaatgcaaactcAACGACGACAGACCAAGAGCTTTGTCattcttttttctataaaaaaggaaCTGAAATTAAGCAAGATGGTGAACGCGTAGAACAAGTCATAGAAGTGCAACCGCATACAAGTGTTGGTAAGAAACATAAACGTGTTGATCCAATTATATGCAGTccagctaaaaaaatcaaatgtgagATAGAAGATGAATTGCGTGTTGTGgcccaaaattatgaaaatgtcATTGATTTTCAAATTCCAAGTCAATTAAGCCAAGATAGTTGTTTTGATACAAACAACAAACAGAATATGACTCAAAGAACAATGGGGTCCAAGTCCAATGCAAAATCCAAAGACAACTATTATTTCAAG CATAACATAACAAAACGTCCAATTGTGCACTTTGGTGCAAATTCTGTGCTGCATTTGCCCCATGGAAAACAGATGATTTTCCAAGAGCATCGCCTAGATGACGTACCTTTTGATTTATCTGTTAAGAAATCTAGAGAGTTAATGAGAGAAACGTCAATAACTAACAATTCCACCTTGAAAAATAGCAGTAATATATCGGTAGAAAACACGCCAAAGATAATTAATGTTGATGAAGTCAAATTACAAATCCATTCGCACATGATGGGCAAAACGGAAGCAGCACAAGGTG gtAACAAGCAGGTTTCATTAGAAAAAGTTTCTGGCAAAAACCAGTTTAG CAAGAACGCCTTGGACGGATCTAAGGAATCTAAGAAAACATGCAAGTTGGATGCTGAAGTAGTCGCAGATAAGGAACTCGTGGTTAAAGCTAAAAAAGATATTCTGTCCAAGTCAAA ACCACAGCAGCAGGATATTTCGACAAAAAAGAAGTCTACAAAAGCCAAACGGAAACAATCAAAACATTCTAAGCGTAAACATTCACGAAAGGCTCCCAGAAAAACAGAATTCTGA
- the LOC131994009 gene encoding uncharacterized protein LOC131994009 isoform X2 produces MAKINISPQTIFSSSPELEGNQNSNANSTTTDQELCHSFFYKKGTEIKQDGERVEQVIEVQPHTSVEDELRVVAQNYENVIDFQIPSQLSQDSCFDTNNKQNMTQRTMGSKSNAKSKDNYYFKHNITKRPIVHFGANSVLHLPHGKQMIFQEHRLDDVPFDLSVKKSRELMRETSITNNSTLKNSSNISVENTPKIINVDEVKLQIHSHMMGKTEAAQGGNKQVSLEKVSGKNQFSKNALDGSKESKKTCKLDAEVVADKELVVKAKKDILSKSKPQQQDISTKKKSTKAKRKQSKHSKRKHSRKAPRKTEF; encoded by the exons ATGGCCAAGATTAACATTTCGCCACAAACGATTTTTTCTTCATCCCCTGAGTTAGAAGGAAAtcaaaattcaaatgcaaactcAACGACGACAGACCAAGAGCTTTGTCattcttttttctataaaaaaggaaCTGAAATTAAGCAAGATGGTGAACGCGTAGAACAAGTCATAGAAGTGCAACCGCATACAAGTGTTG AAGATGAATTGCGTGTTGTGgcccaaaattatgaaaatgtcATTGATTTTCAAATTCCAAGTCAATTAAGCCAAGATAGTTGTTTTGATACAAACAACAAACAGAATATGACTCAAAGAACAATGGGGTCCAAGTCCAATGCAAAATCCAAAGACAACTATTATTTCAAG CATAACATAACAAAACGTCCAATTGTGCACTTTGGTGCAAATTCTGTGCTGCATTTGCCCCATGGAAAACAGATGATTTTCCAAGAGCATCGCCTAGATGACGTACCTTTTGATTTATCTGTTAAGAAATCTAGAGAGTTAATGAGAGAAACGTCAATAACTAACAATTCCACCTTGAAAAATAGCAGTAATATATCGGTAGAAAACACGCCAAAGATAATTAATGTTGATGAAGTCAAATTACAAATCCATTCGCACATGATGGGCAAAACGGAAGCAGCACAAGGTG gtAACAAGCAGGTTTCATTAGAAAAAGTTTCTGGCAAAAACCAGTTTAG CAAGAACGCCTTGGACGGATCTAAGGAATCTAAGAAAACATGCAAGTTGGATGCTGAAGTAGTCGCAGATAAGGAACTCGTGGTTAAAGCTAAAAAAGATATTCTGTCCAAGTCAAA ACCACAGCAGCAGGATATTTCGACAAAAAAGAAGTCTACAAAAGCCAAACGGAAACAATCAAAACATTCTAAGCGTAAACATTCACGAAAGGCTCCCAGAAAAACAGAATTCTGA
- the LOC131998531 gene encoding uncharacterized protein LOC131998531 isoform X1, producing the protein MKRKSSVNSTQPCRRSLRLSQKPYRSYKYLINGHNPKSLANIEKLAVNIKSSMAKINISPQTIFSSSPELEGNQNSNANSTTSDQELCHSFFYKKGTEIKQDGERVEQVIEVQPHTSVGKKHKRVDPIICSPAKKIKCEIEDELRVVSQNYENVIDFQIPSQLSQDSCFDTNNKQNMTQRTMGSKSNAKSKDNYYFKHNITKRPIVHFGANSVLHLPHGKQMLYQEHRLDDVPFDLSVKKSRELMRETSITNNSTLKNSSNISVENTPKIINVDEVKLQIHSHMMGKTEAAQGGNKQVSLEKVSGKNKFSKNALDGSKESKKTCKLDAEVVADKELVVKAKKDILPKSKPQQQDISTKKKSTKAKRKQSKHSKRKHSRKAPRKTEKLNSEVHINGTHENKSSSSKPGSFCGTNGGRQKVNTPLVWLPHASPIVRAQNIKIKPNVLRKSVRL; encoded by the exons atgaaGCGAAAAT CATCTGTGAATTCGACCCAACCCTGTCGTAGATCTTTACGCTTGTCCCAGAAGCCGTATCGATCatacaaatatttaattaatggACATAATCCGAAAAGTTTAGCAAATATCGAAAAACTGGCTGTTAATATTAAATCCAGTATGGCCAAGATTAACATTTCGCCACAAACGATTTTTTCTTCATCCCCTGAGTTAGAAGGAAAtcaaaattcaaatgcaaactcAACGACGTCAGACCAAGAGCTTTGTCattcttttttctataaaaaaggaaCTGAAATTAAGCAAGATGGTGAACGCGTAGAACAAGTCATAGAAGTGCAACCGCATACAAGTGTTGGTAAGAAACATAAACGTGTTGATCCAATTATATGCAGTccagctaaaaaaatcaaatgtgagATAGAAGATGAATTGCGTGTTGTGtcccaaaattatgaaaatgtcATTGATTTTCAAATTCCAAGTCAATTAAGCCAAGATAGTTGTTTTGATACAAACAACAAACAGAATATGACTCAAAGAACAATGGGGTCCAAGTCCAATGCAAAATCCAAAGACAACTATTATTTCAAG CATAACATAACAAAACGTCCAATTGTGCACTTTGGTGCAAATTCTGTGCTGCATTTGCCCCATGGAAAACAGATGCTTTACCAAGAGCATCGCCTAGATGACGTACCTTTTGATTTATCTGTTAAGAAATCTAGAGAGTTAATGAGAGAAACGTCAATAACTAACAATTCCACCTTGAAAAATAGCAGTAATATATCGGTAGAAAACACGCCAAAGATAATTAATGTTGATGAAGTCAAATTACAAATCCATTCGCACATGATGGGCAAAACGGAAGCAGCACAAGGTG gtaaCAAGCAGGTTTCATTAGAAAAAGTTTCTGGCAAAAACAAGTTTAG CAAGAACGCCTTGGACGGATCTAAGGAATCTAAGAAAACATGCAAGTTGGATGCTGAAGTAGTCGCAGATAAGGAACTCGTGGTTAAAGCTAAAAAAGATATTCTGCCCAAGTCAAA ACCACAGCAGCAGGATATTTCGACAAAAAAGAAGTCTACAAAAGCCAAACGGAAACAATCAAAACATTCTAAGCGTAAACATTCACGAAAGGCTCccagaaaaacagaaaaactgAATTCTGAAGTGCATATCAACGGTACTCACGAAAATAAAAGTTCATCATCGAAACCAGGATCATTTTGTGGTACGAATGGTGGACGACAAAAAGTCAACACACCGCTTGTATGGTTGCCACATGCAAGTCCTATAGTTAGAgcccaaaacataaaaatcaAACCAAATGTGCTTCGAAAATCAGTAAGGCTGTAA